The Pseudomonas baetica genome includes a region encoding these proteins:
- a CDS encoding AAA family ATPase: MSSIFQRPELAESMANQLLNPGVLDEGLRSGLFLSGLRRTGKTTFLRNDLIPALEEAGALVIYVDLWSDTLANPATLVHNAIRETLKDLQTPGSSALETFKRVSNVEIGAAGFKFGFKLDSIGNVDGPTLAQALTEVVDQAKTDLVLIIDEVQHAISSDDGNQLLLALKAARDAINPRPKTPGYFLFIGTGSHRAQVSELTAKRNHAFSGATSAAYPLLKADYVEFLLNRLAMTVKKDKLPSLEAAVEAFNTLGNRPEEMLKALRQLLQQEGEPDVFLPVIASTLRSAAASIELEKVEQLGSLAQAVFNKIASTEGDARGIFSTDAAAEYSKSVGREVRVEEIQPVVIALVAENIIMRRGHGIYAITDQFVQEIWLEERALIEGS; encoded by the coding sequence ATGAGCAGCATTTTTCAGCGCCCAGAACTGGCCGAGTCAATGGCTAACCAGCTTCTCAATCCAGGTGTGCTCGACGAAGGTCTGCGCTCAGGTTTATTTCTATCTGGCCTGCGCCGCACAGGCAAAACGACGTTTCTGAGGAACGACCTTATCCCGGCCTTGGAAGAAGCAGGTGCTTTGGTCATCTACGTCGACTTATGGAGCGACACTCTGGCCAACCCGGCAACGCTTGTGCACAACGCCATCCGGGAAACCCTGAAAGATCTGCAAACGCCGGGCTCCTCTGCCTTGGAAACATTCAAGCGAGTCAGCAATGTTGAAATCGGCGCCGCTGGATTCAAGTTCGGCTTCAAACTCGACAGCATTGGCAACGTCGACGGCCCAACACTGGCGCAAGCACTCACCGAAGTCGTAGATCAAGCCAAGACTGATCTGGTGTTGATCATTGACGAGGTGCAGCACGCCATTTCCTCAGACGACGGCAATCAGCTGCTCCTGGCACTCAAAGCCGCTCGCGATGCAATCAACCCTCGTCCGAAAACGCCGGGATACTTTCTATTTATCGGAACAGGTTCGCACAGAGCACAAGTCAGCGAACTGACCGCCAAACGCAACCACGCTTTTTCCGGCGCTACGTCAGCAGCCTATCCATTGCTGAAAGCCGATTACGTTGAATTCCTGCTCAACCGACTCGCAATGACAGTGAAGAAGGACAAGTTGCCGTCCCTCGAAGCCGCTGTCGAAGCGTTCAACACTTTGGGAAATCGCCCTGAAGAAATGCTGAAGGCCCTACGCCAACTCTTACAGCAAGAGGGCGAGCCAGACGTGTTCCTACCGGTAATCGCCAGCACATTGCGCTCGGCAGCGGCGAGCATCGAGCTGGAAAAAGTCGAGCAACTGGGTAGCCTGGCTCAAGCCGTTTTCAACAAGATCGCCTCTACAGAAGGCGATGCTCGCGGAATTTTCTCCACTGACGCAGCGGCTGAGTATTCAAAGTCAGTCGGGCGAGAGGTGCGGGTCGAAGAGATTCAACCGGTGGTGATTGCGCTGGTTGCCGAGAACATCATCATGCGACGCGGGCACGGGATTTACGCGATTACGGATCAGTTTGTTCAAGAGATCTGGCTGGAAGAGCGGGCTTTGATTGAGGGGAGTTAG
- a CDS encoding IS3 family transposase (programmed frameshift), whose amino-acid sequence MTNSNDKSGELLGQERRRRWSPEQKLAMVRESLEPGQSVSVVARRNGINANQLFLWRKLYQDGSLSAVSAGEAVVPASELSDALKQIRELQRMLGKKTMEAEILKEAVEIARSRKLDCALTLVAGGRPVKLVSECLGVARSQLTVRIKQSVSPMTRRSRPVNDAELVAEIQQQVSELPSYGYHRVWGLLRRARVTQLLPAINVKRVYRVMRDHNLLLERRIKQPGVPRRHEGRIAVQTSDTRWCSDGFEFRCEDGAKLSVTFALDCCDREAIGWVASPTGYSGDDIRDLMLESVEKRFGDQLPATPVQWLSDNGSAYTAEQTRLFARQIGLQPVTTPVRSPQSNGMAESFVKTIKRDYVAHMPKPDRETALRNLAIAFEHYNEQHPHSALNYRSPREFRRLAVASI is encoded by the exons ATGACTAATAGCAACGATAAGAGTGGTGAGCTTTTGGGCCAGGAGCGGCGTCGTCGCTGGAGCCCAGAGCAAAAGCTGGCCATGGTTCGAGAGAGCCTTGAACCAGGACAAAGCGTTTCGGTCGTGGCTCGGCGCAACGGCATCAATGCCAACCAGTTGTTCCTGTGGCGCAAGCTGTACCAGGACGGCAGTCTATCGGCGGTCAGTGCTGGCGAAGCCGTGGTACCGGCCTCAGAGCTGAGCGATGCGCTCAAGCAGATCCGTGAACTGCAACGGATGTTGGGCAAGAAAACGATGGAAGCGGAAATCCTCAAAGAGGCCGTGGAGATCGCCCGGTCGCGAAAAT TGGATTGCGCACTCACCCTTGTTGCCGGGGGACGACCAGTGAAACTGGTCAGCGAATGTCTCGGTGTGGCGCGCTCGCAATTAACGGTTCGAATCAAGCAATCGGTATCGCCCATGACACGGCGAAGCAGGCCTGTGAACGACGCTGAGTTGGTGGCCGAAATCCAGCAACAGGTCAGCGAGCTGCCCAGCTATGGCTACCATCGAGTCTGGGGATTGCTGCGTCGCGCCCGTGTAACCCAGCTGCTACCTGCGATCAACGTGAAGCGAGTTTACCGGGTGATGCGTGATCACAACCTGCTGCTTGAGCGCCGGATCAAACAACCCGGCGTGCCGCGTCGGCACGAAGGCCGTATTGCGGTGCAAACCAGCGATACGCGTTGGTGCTCGGACGGCTTTGAGTTCCGTTGTGAGGACGGCGCTAAACTGAGCGTGACCTTCGCCCTGGACTGCTGTGATCGCGAAGCCATCGGCTGGGTCGCGAGCCCGACCGGGTACAGCGGCGATGATATCCGCGACTTGATGCTGGAAAGTGTGGAGAAGCGCTTCGGTGATCAACTGCCTGCAACGCCGGTGCAGTGGCTCAGCGATAACGGTTCGGCCTACACCGCCGAACAGACGCGCCTGTTTGCTCGGCAGATCGGCTTGCAGCCGGTGACCACACCAGTGCGTAGCCCGCAGAGTAATGGCATGGCCGAGAGCTTCGTGAAGACGATCAAGCGTGACTACGTGGCGCACATGCCCAAGCCGGATCGAGAAACGGCGTTGCGTAACCTGGCAATTGCCTTCGAACACTACAACGAGCAGCATCCGCACAGCGCCTTGAACTATCGCTCACCGAGGGAGTTCAGGCGCTTGGCAGTGGCATCAATTTAA
- a CDS encoding ABC-three component system protein, with protein MAAKINNAVREQGSREMVSVSGNEIHSNEIQGDLNIGSTVIKIPSFDVTVGAEALKKLIAQHELLKESDPIYQMVLEELESKIKSSPSRTVIGLEAKLEIAGREVYLNQALISSQKAAKMISKLQHVKSYQIIFNHLLGLILTRFNAHILPMLKNGQGDITIRSAINATIIEPLYHEVTLAGGFVTSDLVEGMLYFLTEKCHVEWT; from the coding sequence TTGGCGGCAAAGATTAACAACGCCGTGCGCGAGCAAGGGAGTCGTGAAATGGTGTCAGTTTCTGGAAATGAGATCCATAGCAATGAGATCCAAGGCGATCTTAATATTGGGTCAACCGTAATAAAGATTCCCTCTTTTGACGTTACGGTAGGTGCAGAAGCCTTAAAAAAGCTTATAGCTCAGCACGAATTACTTAAAGAAAGCGACCCTATCTATCAGATGGTATTAGAGGAGCTAGAGAGCAAAATCAAAAGTTCTCCTTCGAGGACTGTCATTGGATTAGAAGCGAAATTAGAGATTGCAGGGCGAGAGGTATATCTCAACCAAGCGCTCATATCTAGCCAGAAAGCTGCGAAGATGATATCTAAGCTTCAACATGTAAAGTCTTATCAGATTATATTTAACCATCTTTTGGGACTCATACTAACAAGATTTAACGCCCACATCCTACCAATGCTTAAAAACGGCCAAGGCGACATCACGATTCGCTCTGCAATTAACGCCACCATCATAGAACCACTCTATCATGAAGTTACGTTGGCTGGCGGCTTTGTAACCAGCGATCTTGTCGAAGGAATGCTTTATTTCTTAACCGAAAAATGTCACGTGGAGTGGACGTGA
- a CDS encoding ABC-three component system middle component 5: MVIYHPGYDVNHCVYRILNILNSIDNHETQKDVLRLIDFYYLYPHLLKSVNLPRPLNRYKDIIFSTPDPFEVTPNPRSLFYELSRIQDSAMLALQQKSIIKLTASTITLLSNSLPDDLIKTFNNDSFSKSELFKGLISALPKVKLEGKTGFKFKSGLMEYRYD, from the coding sequence ATGGTAATTTATCACCCAGGTTATGATGTAAACCACTGTGTTTATCGAATATTGAATATCTTAAATTCAATAGATAATCATGAAACTCAAAAAGACGTATTACGCCTTATAGATTTTTATTATCTGTATCCTCATCTTTTAAAGTCAGTCAACCTGCCTCGACCGCTCAATCGATACAAAGATATCATTTTTAGCACGCCCGACCCATTTGAAGTAACACCAAACCCCAGAAGCTTATTCTATGAGCTTTCTCGCATTCAAGATTCGGCGATGCTCGCCCTACAACAAAAATCAATCATAAAGCTAACAGCGAGCACCATTACATTACTTTCTAACTCTCTACCCGACGACTTAATAAAGACTTTCAACAACGATTCCTTTTCAAAAAGCGAATTATTTAAAGGCCTGATTTCCGCATTACCGAAAGTCAAGCTCGAAGGAAAAACAGGCTTTAAATTCAAAAGCGGATTAATGGAATATCGCTATGATTAA
- a CDS encoding type II toxin-antitoxin system HicB family antitoxin: MFEYALEVHEEPGSVWLSCAEIPEMHAVGDTLEQALDSAIDAIETALSIYVDDRRLIPTGDAGEQESDAVLRLPALTAAKVALWNTLLESGVSKAELARRLGVQRPQVDRLVDFLHHSKIENVERALQQLGRRILLSVEAA, from the coding sequence ATGTTCGAATATGCGTTGGAAGTTCACGAAGAGCCGGGCAGTGTCTGGTTGTCCTGCGCAGAAATTCCAGAGATGCACGCCGTTGGCGACACCCTTGAACAGGCGCTCGACAGTGCTATCGATGCCATCGAGACCGCCCTGTCGATATACGTCGATGATCGCCGATTGATTCCGACAGGTGATGCGGGGGAGCAGGAAAGTGACGCGGTGTTGCGGCTGCCTGCACTGACTGCGGCAAAGGTTGCGTTGTGGAATACGCTTCTGGAGTCTGGGGTCAGCAAAGCTGAACTGGCACGACGCTTGGGTGTACAACGGCCTCAGGTAGATCGGTTAGTCGATTTCCTGCATCACTCCAAGATCGAGAATGTCGAGCGTGCTTTGCAGCAGCTAGGGCGTCGGATTTTGCTTTCGGTTGAGGCTGCGTAG
- a CDS encoding type II toxin-antitoxin system HicA family toxin has protein sequence MKYSEFRRWLKAQGVEFQNGKGSHFKVSLNGKSTVFPDHGAKEMGEGLRKSIIKQLGLKD, from the coding sequence ATGAAGTACAGCGAGTTTCGGCGATGGTTGAAAGCTCAAGGCGTAGAGTTCCAAAACGGCAAGGGTAGCCACTTCAAGGTTTCCTTGAACGGCAAATCAACTGTGTTTCCCGACCACGGAGCCAAGGAAATGGGCGAAGGGTTGAGAAAATCGATAATCAAACAGCTGGGCCTCAAGGATTGA
- a CDS encoding DUF3077 domain-containing protein has translation MTHSQDLKTLGLTHFSFQSNQAMFRTNRGVPVIAALSHASHLLHISRLLTADTSVSRDPDLHAYASQYLQELSKALIDDVVKVMDAPSDKPLM, from the coding sequence ATGACCCATTCTCAAGATCTGAAAACCCTCGGCCTCACCCACTTTTCCTTTCAATCCAATCAAGCGATGTTCCGCACCAATCGTGGTGTGCCGGTAATCGCCGCCCTTTCCCACGCCTCACACTTGCTTCACATCTCTCGACTACTCACTGCGGACACTTCAGTCTCGCGCGATCCTGATCTTCACGCTTATGCCTCGCAGTATCTGCAGGAGTTGAGCAAGGCGTTGATCGATGATGTCGTGAAAGTGATGGATGCGCCGTCGGACAAGCCGTTGATGTAA
- a CDS encoding MbcA/ParS/Xre antitoxin family protein: MPTSSPALTPREQLDAPEAGRVALKFFFNLMERWGCSAEQQRTLLGGVGNTTFYKYKHLPNIRLPNDTLERISYLMGIHKALSIIFSNSRDRAYTWVSSPNTAAPFNGRTALDYMLAGRVVDIADVRRYLDGVRG, from the coding sequence ATGCCTACCTCATCTCCAGCCCTCACCCCACGCGAACAACTAGACGCCCCCGAAGCCGGCCGCGTCGCGCTGAAGTTTTTCTTCAACCTCATGGAGCGCTGGGGCTGCAGCGCCGAGCAGCAACGCACACTACTCGGCGGCGTTGGCAACACCACGTTCTATAAATACAAACACCTGCCGAACATACGTCTGCCTAACGACACCCTTGAGCGCATCTCCTACCTGATGGGCATTCACAAGGCGCTGAGCATCATCTTCAGCAACAGCCGCGACCGCGCCTACACTTGGGTTAGTAGTCCGAACACGGCAGCGCCATTCAATGGCCGAACGGCATTGGATTACATGCTGGCCGGAAGGGTGGTCGATATCGCCGATGTACGCCGCTACCTCGACGGGGTGCGCGGTTGA
- a CDS encoding type II toxin-antitoxin system YafQ family toxin: MAKPEKTQKRADRPKQCAQTSEFKKSWDRFNRAGRRDMNDVRNVMAMLFLGQQLPAEYLDHALTGDWSGFRECHIGGDFLMIYENTRPDLITFVDLGSHSELFK, encoded by the coding sequence ATGGCGAAACCGGAGAAAACGCAAAAACGCGCTGATCGGCCTAAACAGTGTGCACAGACTTCTGAATTCAAGAAGTCTTGGGATCGTTTTAACCGTGCCGGAAGGCGAGACATGAACGACGTCCGGAATGTGATGGCGATGTTGTTCTTGGGGCAGCAATTACCGGCAGAATATCTGGATCATGCGCTGACTGGAGATTGGTCTGGATTCCGCGAGTGTCATATCGGTGGCGATTTTCTGATGATTTACGAGAACACACGCCCAGACCTGATCACGTTTGTGGATTTAGGGAGCCATTCAGAATTGTTTAAATAG
- a CDS encoding type II toxin-antitoxin system RelB/DinJ family antitoxin: MAALLKTTDVRCRIDEDLKARATEVLNACGLSISDAMRLFLRQVVATQGLPFEVRIPSEKTARAMMEAREIRQRFDSIDDMLRTADGETGENAKTR, from the coding sequence ATGGCTGCACTACTGAAAACTACCGATGTGCGCTGCCGCATTGATGAGGATTTGAAAGCGCGTGCCACTGAAGTCTTAAACGCTTGCGGGCTGAGCATTAGCGACGCCATGCGACTTTTTCTGCGACAGGTTGTTGCCACTCAAGGGCTTCCCTTCGAGGTGCGAATTCCATCAGAGAAAACGGCCCGCGCGATGATGGAAGCACGAGAAATCCGTCAGCGTTTCGACTCGATAGACGACATGCTGAGGACTGCTGATGGCGAAACCGGAGAAAACGCAAAAACGCGCTGA
- a CDS encoding LysR family transcriptional regulator — protein sequence MDSRTLRNLMRIVQTGSLSAAAEHSCLTVQALAAQLNKVEEQFGFRLFRRSNKGLTLTPQGTELTPYMDKVLIATRQLEEKVEALKVPGQRTLKVALNNTLSPDFNRRMIGRLIEVFPDYQMEFSYAESMENLSKLKNEDFDLAVLIGPQRPGLPSIVLPDVQVQVVGAHCGQENDPLTLLGNKFQVRPAEDCPYSHSFLRFLDAGLGNHENGQRMVYSCSETLTLSLITQMDAVGMVSREAAQKNGLTIFPGFEDFLEVRLAVNNPELSNQALSDVVDLPLHERAERNVRSRPNRHTEKEVFAEIRT from the coding sequence ATGGATAGCAGAACCTTACGCAACCTCATGCGCATCGTGCAGACCGGCTCGTTGTCGGCCGCAGCCGAGCATTCGTGCCTGACCGTGCAGGCCTTGGCCGCGCAGTTGAACAAGGTCGAAGAACAGTTCGGTTTCCGCTTGTTTCGTCGTTCCAACAAAGGGCTGACGCTGACGCCGCAAGGCACTGAGCTGACGCCGTATATGGACAAAGTGCTGATTGCCACACGACAGCTGGAAGAAAAAGTCGAGGCATTGAAAGTGCCGGGGCAGCGCACGTTGAAAGTGGCGTTGAACAACACGTTGTCGCCCGATTTCAATCGTCGAATGATCGGACGCCTGATCGAGGTGTTTCCCGATTACCAGATGGAATTCAGCTACGCCGAGTCGATGGAAAACCTCAGCAAGCTGAAGAATGAAGACTTTGACCTGGCGGTGCTGATCGGCCCACAGCGTCCGGGTTTGCCGAGTATCGTCCTGCCGGATGTACAGGTGCAGGTGGTCGGTGCCCATTGCGGGCAGGAAAACGATCCACTGACGTTGCTGGGCAACAAGTTTCAGGTACGTCCTGCGGAAGATTGTCCGTATTCCCACAGCTTTTTGCGTTTTCTCGACGCCGGGCTGGGCAATCACGAGAACGGCCAGCGCATGGTCTACTCGTGCAGCGAAACCCTGACCCTGTCGCTGATTACACAGATGGATGCGGTGGGCATGGTCTCGCGCGAGGCCGCGCAGAAGAACGGCCTGACGATTTTCCCCGGGTTCGAGGATTTCCTCGAAGTGCGCCTGGCGGTGAACAACCCGGAGTTGTCGAACCAGGCGTTGAGCGATGTCGTCGATCTGCCGCTACATGAACGAGCCGAGCGCAATGTACGCAGCCGTCCCAACCGCCACACTGAGAAAGAGGTTTTTGCTGAAATACGCACATAA
- a CDS encoding AzlD domain-containing protein, protein MPDQTFLILVVALMMAVTFLPRALPLQVNTEHWPPFIARALEYLPVAIVAAISLTPLLIKDQHIQLDRPEFYAAIPTLLCAYFSKNLFLSVAVGTAAYIALGSFM, encoded by the coding sequence ATGCCTGACCAAACGTTCCTGATTCTGGTGGTCGCGCTGATGATGGCAGTGACTTTCTTGCCACGCGCCTTGCCACTGCAAGTGAACACCGAGCACTGGCCGCCGTTTATCGCACGCGCGCTGGAGTACTTGCCGGTGGCGATCGTCGCTGCGATCAGCCTGACACCCTTATTGATCAAGGATCAGCACATACAGCTCGATCGCCCGGAATTCTATGCCGCGATTCCGACGTTGTTATGTGCGTATTTCAGCAAAAACCTCTTTCTCAGTGTGGCGGTTGGGACGGCTGCGTACATTGCGCTCGGCTCGTTCATGTAG
- a CDS encoding AzlC family ABC transporter permease, translating into MNETSGSAPLMVNHQPSRTFAEASPVVAGYFTVAFVFGLMAVNAGLPLWLPVAMCLFVYAGASQFAALALISSGASLTTIVLTTFLINARHMLMSVYMAKALRALGLSRMERWCYAGGLTDESFAFHSVKLGTGAPVNVRYLIGFNLFCHTAWVLGGLLGAVCAQYAAHLIKYQLDYALTAMMLYVLVSLCNTRNKLIAAAAAVICMGVLSLVGNSPFNVFIATFVGCGVGVCLTKRS; encoded by the coding sequence ATGAATGAAACGTCCGGCAGTGCGCCGCTGATGGTCAACCATCAGCCGTCACGCACGTTTGCCGAAGCCAGCCCGGTGGTGGCCGGATACTTCACGGTGGCGTTTGTGTTCGGCTTGATGGCCGTCAACGCCGGGCTGCCATTGTGGCTGCCGGTCGCGATGTGTTTATTCGTGTATGCCGGCGCGTCACAATTCGCCGCGCTGGCGTTGATCTCCAGCGGCGCGTCGCTGACCACCATTGTGCTGACCACTTTCCTGATCAACGCGCGGCACATGCTGATGTCGGTGTACATGGCCAAGGCCCTGCGTGCATTGGGACTCAGCCGTATGGAGCGCTGGTGTTACGCCGGTGGCCTGACCGACGAATCCTTTGCCTTCCACAGCGTGAAACTCGGTACTGGCGCGCCGGTCAACGTGCGTTATCTGATCGGCTTCAACCTGTTCTGCCACACCGCGTGGGTGCTCGGCGGTCTGCTGGGCGCGGTGTGCGCGCAGTACGCAGCGCACCTGATCAAATATCAGCTCGACTACGCGCTGACCGCGATGATGCTCTACGTGCTGGTGTCGCTGTGTAACACTCGCAACAAACTCATTGCAGCAGCGGCCGCGGTGATTTGCATGGGCGTACTGAGTCTGGTCGGCAACTCGCCGTTTAATGTGTTTATTGCCACGTTTGTGGGCTGCGGAGTGGGTGTATGCCTGACCAAACGTTCCTGA
- a CDS encoding GNAT family N-acetyltransferase codes for MERFFRQFDEVSFCEWQDAKCLRGVLIQKTTTAYLAFDVAGEIVGAVLGGMLGSRGTINHLAVSPRYRSQGVGQRLVEAASSDMKRVGVLRMFLFVDDANLAGKRFWTAQGFCEPHGERTFERDL; via the coding sequence ATGGAGCGCTTCTTCCGCCAGTTCGACGAAGTGTCCTTCTGCGAATGGCAGGACGCCAAATGCCTGCGTGGCGTGCTGATCCAGAAAACCACCACGGCCTATCTGGCCTTCGACGTTGCCGGCGAAATCGTCGGCGCGGTGTTGGGCGGCATGCTCGGCAGTCGTGGCACGATCAATCATTTGGCGGTCAGCCCGCGCTATCGCAGCCAGGGTGTCGGTCAACGTCTGGTTGAAGCAGCGTCTTCCGACATGAAGCGTGTCGGTGTGTTGCGGATGTTTCTGTTCGTTGACGATGCTAATCTCGCGGGCAAGCGATTCTGGACGGCCCAGGGTTTTTGCGAACCCCATGGCGAGCGGACATTTGAGAGGGATCTATGA
- a CDS encoding 2OG-Fe dioxygenase family protein, translated as MIVLNREVGESLRRDKYVNVQGGDFNLYGHFADFVRLTKSWENMEPDSYYGQAEAGMRFRRYSDFEYNPKTRELKQLEHRAYVQSKENNAYVGGLVRHFQDFSDEVISSPVMRSLIDTDFEVYKSVLPEELHDEIWQCQIHQIRIEIKPGKQLEITPEGIHCDGYPFSGVHFWGRNNVEGAESRLYDIHEHQLASTTYQEILDTTYFLDRDMRHYVTPARNTHTHAMAYRQILAISFSRPGTAFDIVR; from the coding sequence ATGATCGTTTTGAACAGAGAAGTGGGCGAATCGCTACGGCGCGACAAATACGTCAACGTCCAGGGTGGTGACTTCAATCTCTACGGTCATTTCGCCGACTTCGTCAGACTGACCAAAAGTTGGGAAAACATGGAACCTGACAGTTACTACGGTCAGGCCGAAGCCGGCATGCGTTTCCGTCGTTACAGCGATTTTGAGTACAACCCCAAGACGCGCGAACTGAAGCAGCTCGAACATCGCGCGTACGTGCAGTCCAAGGAAAACAACGCCTATGTCGGCGGCTTGGTGCGGCACTTCCAGGACTTTTCCGATGAGGTGATTTCGTCGCCGGTGATGCGCAGCCTGATCGACACCGACTTTGAGGTGTACAAAAGCGTGCTGCCGGAAGAGCTGCACGATGAGATCTGGCAATGCCAGATCCATCAGATCCGCATCGAAATCAAACCCGGCAAGCAGCTGGAAATCACCCCTGAAGGCATTCACTGCGACGGTTATCCGTTCAGTGGTGTGCACTTCTGGGGGCGCAACAATGTCGAGGGTGCGGAGAGTCGTTTGTATGACATCCACGAGCATCAACTGGCGTCGACCACCTACCAGGAAATTCTCGACACCACCTACTTCCTCGACCGCGACATGCGCCACTACGTGACCCCGGCGCGCAACACGCACACCCATGCGATGGCGTACCGGCAGATTCTGGCGATCTCCTTCTCGCGGCCCGGGACCGCTTTCGACATTGTTCGCTAA
- a CDS encoding OprD family porin, whose product MLNKRISLIALGMLSATSAMANDQAESKGFQEDSSLKVLLRNAYINRDYKDGSPDRAEWGQAAIGTFSSGFTQGTVGVGVDAFGLYALRLDGGKGRSGAGGIDFFKQGDSGNAADDLSKFGAAVKFRVSNTVLTYGDQMPALPVLNYDNSRLLPESYTGTLITSKEIKGLELNAGRFTAESRKSAEGRDSGGLKSINVLGGSYQFTEQFKAALYASDVEDVMKKQYVNANYVFPIDKDQSLTLDFNGYRTKLDKSYADIKNTGGQDNKIWSLAATFATGPHSFTVAHQRSTGDSNLGYPYGGYQNDGRRQGDGGNTIYLANSYWSDFNAEDERSWQLGYGLDFGAFGVPGLSYNFAYVRGDNITTDTSSGGTEREIFNQVKYVVQSGPAKDLSVKLRSSILRVSQKSADYNSSGNELRVFVDYPINIF is encoded by the coding sequence ATGTTGAACAAGCGGATCAGTCTGATCGCATTGGGGATGTTGAGCGCCACTTCGGCCATGGCTAACGACCAGGCCGAGTCCAAGGGTTTTCAAGAAGACAGCAGCCTCAAAGTGCTGCTGCGCAATGCCTACATCAATCGTGATTACAAGGACGGTAGCCCGGACAGAGCCGAGTGGGGCCAAGCGGCCATCGGTACGTTCTCGTCCGGCTTCACCCAAGGCACCGTCGGTGTCGGTGTGGATGCCTTTGGTCTGTACGCCCTGCGTCTGGACGGTGGCAAGGGGCGCAGCGGCGCTGGCGGCATCGACTTCTTCAAGCAGGGCGACAGCGGCAACGCGGCTGACGATCTGTCCAAATTCGGTGCAGCGGTCAAATTCCGCGTCTCCAATACCGTTCTGACCTACGGTGACCAGATGCCGGCGCTGCCGGTGCTGAACTACGACAACTCGCGCCTGCTGCCAGAAAGCTACACCGGTACGTTGATCACTTCCAAAGAGATCAAAGGCCTGGAGCTGAACGCCGGTCGTTTCACCGCCGAATCGCGCAAGAGCGCTGAAGGCCGTGACAGCGGTGGCTTGAAGTCGATCAATGTGTTGGGTGGTAGCTACCAGTTCACCGAACAGTTCAAGGCAGCGCTGTACGCTTCCGACGTCGAAGACGTGATGAAGAAACAGTACGTGAACGCCAACTATGTGTTCCCGATCGACAAGGATCAGTCGCTGACTCTGGACTTCAACGGCTATCGCACCAAACTTGACAAGTCCTATGCGGACATCAAGAACACGGGCGGTCAGGACAACAAAATCTGGAGCCTGGCAGCCACGTTTGCCACAGGCCCACATTCGTTCACCGTGGCACACCAGCGCAGCACCGGTGACAGCAACCTGGGTTATCCATACGGCGGTTATCAGAATGACGGTCGCCGTCAGGGTGACGGTGGCAACACCATCTACCTGGCCAACTCGTACTGGTCGGACTTCAACGCTGAAGACGAGCGCAGCTGGCAGCTGGGCTACGGCCTGGACTTCGGCGCATTCGGCGTACCGGGTCTGAGCTACAACTTTGCTTACGTGCGTGGCGATAACATCACCACCGACACCAGCAGCGGCGGTACCGAGCGCGAGATCTTCAACCAGGTCAAATACGTCGTGCAAAGCGGTCCGGCCAAAGACCTGAGCGTGAAACTGCGCAGCTCGATCCTGCGCGTTTCGCAGAAATCCGCCGACTACAACAGCAGCGGTAACGAGTTGCGTGTATTCGTGGATTACCCGATCAACATCTTCTGA